A stretch of the Panicum virgatum strain AP13 chromosome 9N, P.virgatum_v5, whole genome shotgun sequence genome encodes the following:
- the LOC120689781 gene encoding homoserine kinase-like — translation MAAAAAAAATSSFPSARRERTRTRSWAWSARPSLVSLRSGALLRVRAAAEPAPAFHSVTAFAPATVANLGPGFDFLGCAVADASLSLGDTVTATLDPTLPPGTVSIASVTSPSRPHLAARLSKDPLRNCAGVAAIAALRALGVRSHAVSIQLTKGLPLGSGLGSSAASAAAAAKAVDALFGSRLGRDDLVLAGLESEKAVSGFHADNIAPAILGGFVLVRSYEPFHLVPLASPPGLRLHLVLVTPDFEAPTSKMRAALPKEVGVQQHVRNSSQAAALVAGVLQGDAGLIGSAMSSDGIVEPSRAPLIPGMVAVKAAALQAGALGCTISGAGPTAVAVIDGEEKGEEVGGRMVDAFWSAGKLKATATVAQLDRHGARVIATTALG, via the coding sequence atggcggcggcggcggcggcagcggcgacctcctccttcccctccgCCCGCAGGGAAAGGACCAGGACCAGGTCCTGGGCCTGGTCCGCCCGCCCTTCCCTTGTCTCCCTCCGCTCCGGAGCCCTGCTCagggtccgcgccgccgccgaacccGCCCCGGCCTTCCACTCCGTGACGGCCTTCGCGCCCGCTACCGTGGCCAACCTCGGCCCGGGCTTCGACTTCCTCGGAtgcgccgtcgccgacgcctccctctccctcggcGACACGGTGACGGCCACCCTGGACCCCACCCTGCCCCCCGGCACCGTCTCCATCGCCTCCGTCACCTCCCCGTCCCGCCcccacctcgccgcccgccTCTCCAAGGACCCGCTCCGTAACTGCGCGGGCGTGGCCGCCATCGCGGCGCTCCGCGCCCTCGGCGTCCGGTCCCACGCCGTGTCCATCCAGCTGACCAAGGGCCTGCCGCTGGGCTCGGGCCTGGGCTcctccgcggcctccgccgccgccgccgccaaggccgtGGACGCCCTCTTCGGTTCGCGCCTCGGGCGCGACGACCTCGTGTTGGCGGGCCTCGAGTCCGAGAAGGCCGTCAGCGGCTTCCACGCCGACAACATCGCGCCCGCCATCCTGGGCGGCTTCGTCCTGGTGCGTAGCTACGAGCCCTTTCACCTTGTCCCGCTGGCCTCCCCGCcgggcctccgcctccacctggTCCTGGTGACCCCCGACTTCGAGGCGCCCACGAGCAAGATGCGCGCGGCGCTGCCCAAGGAGGTGGGCGTGCAGCAGCACGTGCGCAACTcgagccaggcggcggcgctggtggcgggCGTGCTGCAGGGGGACGCGGGGCTGATCGGCTCCGCCATGTCGTCGGACGGCATCGTGGAGCCGAGCAGGGCGCCCCTGATACCTGGCATGGTGGccgtgaaggcggcggcgctgcaggccgGGGCGCTGGGGTGCACCATAAGCGGGGCGGGGcccacggcggtggcggtgatCGACGGCGAGGAGAAGGGGGAGGAGGTTGGCGGCAGGATGGTGGACGCCTTCTGGAGCGCAGGCAAGCTCAAGGCAACAGCAACCGTGGCTCAGCTCGATAGGCATGGTGCCAGGGTCATCGCCACAACTGCTCTCGGCTAG